One Rossellomorea aquimaris DNA window includes the following coding sequences:
- a CDS encoding alcohol dehydrogenase catalytic domain-containing protein yields MIQQSLILSGKQKLEWRRNEIRELESDEILIRTIAGAISIGAELPQYNESDVTNPHPQYPRETGYESYGQVIKAGDDVTNVKIGDHVLAFYGHKDVGIVKANKVVKVPDSVEYRYALLNTLSCDAGKGVLKLKPELKDKVLITGAGTMGLLTIHFLKNYMKINHIDVLEPDESRRELAHTLGASNTYSSKEQVPSVFYDFGLECSASISAFHTQLKSLKHQKELCILSDGNKDLFYLNEDFYEKELKIVGSSDGWDYQQHSIWFFNESVKTPHLSKIFNYEIHSDQLIDCFEELSNQKKRPIKVLVKYL; encoded by the coding sequence ATGATTCAACAATCACTAATTTTATCTGGAAAGCAAAAATTAGAGTGGAGACGAAATGAAATAAGGGAATTGGAATCCGATGAAATATTAATTCGGACCATTGCTGGAGCAATCAGTATCGGGGCTGAATTGCCACAATATAACGAATCAGATGTTACTAATCCCCATCCTCAATACCCAAGAGAAACTGGCTATGAAAGCTATGGGCAAGTTATAAAAGCAGGGGATGATGTTACGAATGTTAAAATAGGAGATCATGTACTCGCATTCTATGGTCATAAGGATGTAGGCATAGTAAAAGCAAATAAAGTAGTCAAGGTACCGGATTCTGTTGAATATAGGTATGCTCTGCTTAATACGTTATCTTGTGATGCCGGAAAAGGAGTATTGAAGCTCAAACCTGAATTGAAAGATAAGGTTCTTATCACGGGTGCAGGAACAATGGGGCTATTGACCATTCACTTCTTGAAAAACTATATGAAAATAAACCATATTGATGTGTTAGAACCAGATGAATCGAGAAGAGAACTTGCACATACTTTGGGTGCATCTAATACCTATTCTTCTAAAGAACAAGTTCCTTCAGTCTTTTATGATTTTGGACTGGAATGTTCTGCGAGTATAAGTGCGTTTCACACCCAGTTGAAATCATTGAAGCACCAGAAAGAACTTTGTATATTATCAGATGGTAATAAAGATCTATTTTACCTAAATGAAGACTTTTACGAAAAAGAATTGAAAATTGTTGGTTCAAGTGATGGATGGGATTATCAGCAACACTCGATTTGGTTCTTTAATGAGAGTGTAAAAACCCCGCATTTATCTAAGATATTTAACTATGAGATTCATTCAGACCAGTTGATAGATTGTTTTGAGGAGCTCAGTAACCAAAAGAAAAGACCAATAAAGGTATTAGTGAAATATCTTTAA
- a CDS encoding MBL fold metallo-hydrolase, which translates to MKEKIKDTDYFSLYALFDGVYAAIAKPDQGAWSNAGIVDLGEELLIFDSFATPSAAYELRKQAEEMTGKKVKYLINSHYHGDHVFGNQAFSDTTIISTSLTRKWFEEKNKIVDLQTEIIETEDYLNKLKGQIVITTDRVLKASLTNQYKEMAAILKDLPTIKLVLPTVLLEEKMVIEGSKRKVELHCFGGGHTPSDTFLYLPQEKIGFMGDLVTVDLHLPIYDPEEFSAILEKVKLLDIETVVPGHGSPGGNELVCTLEKYIAFLIENAREAVKNEVPLEVFVSNLEIPDEYAEWKGVNGIRGNLTKVYAFYAG; encoded by the coding sequence GTGAAAGAGAAAATAAAAGACACTGATTATTTTAGTTTATATGCCTTATTTGACGGAGTCTATGCAGCTATCGCAAAGCCGGACCAAGGTGCATGGAGTAATGCCGGTATCGTTGACTTGGGTGAGGAATTGCTGATTTTCGATTCATTTGCCACTCCTTCCGCTGCTTATGAGTTGAGGAAGCAGGCAGAAGAGATGACTGGGAAAAAAGTGAAGTACCTGATCAACAGTCATTATCACGGTGATCATGTATTTGGAAATCAAGCATTTTCAGATACAACGATTATTTCCACTTCTCTAACAAGGAAATGGTTTGAAGAGAAAAATAAAATAGTAGATTTGCAGACTGAAATAATAGAAACGGAAGACTATTTGAATAAGCTAAAAGGTCAGATCGTGATAACTACAGATAGAGTCTTGAAAGCCAGTCTCACTAATCAATATAAGGAAATGGCAGCCATTCTAAAAGACTTACCTACTATTAAGCTCGTGCTCCCAACCGTTCTTTTGGAAGAAAAGATGGTGATTGAAGGCTCAAAAAGAAAGGTTGAACTGCACTGTTTTGGAGGAGGCCATACCCCCAGTGACACATTTCTGTACTTACCCCAAGAGAAGATTGGGTTTATGGGTGATCTGGTCACGGTTGATTTACATTTACCCATTTATGATCCTGAAGAATTTAGTGCCATTCTAGAAAAGGTGAAGCTACTGGATATTGAGACTGTCGTACCTGGTCACGGATCTCCAGGGGGGAATGAATTGGTGTGTACTCTGGAAAAGTATATAGCCTTCTTGATTGAAAATGCGAGAGAAGCAGTGAAAAATGAAGTGCCATTAGAAGTCTTTGTTTCTAACTTAGAAATACCTGACGAATATGCCGAATGGAAAGGAGTTAATGGGATTAGAGGAAACCTAACTAAAGTGTACGCATTTTATGCCGGGTAA
- a CDS encoding nucleoside deaminase, protein MTMKKDRYFLELALEEAEKALGENTYPVGAVIVDENQNIISRGRNRVHPQQDATAHAEIDAIRNAGKSIFKAKVNREKFTIYTSLEPCPMCTGGILFANIKKVVWLLNDDLGFGGYKKINDTKIFEKKFHEIEAIEEPYGDLKQKQMELMSKWITNPNNVTNLRKAIIPE, encoded by the coding sequence ATGACCATGAAAAAAGATAGATATTTTTTAGAGTTGGCTCTTGAAGAAGCAGAAAAAGCATTGGGTGAGAATACATATCCAGTTGGGGCTGTCATCGTGGATGAAAATCAGAACATCATTTCAAGAGGGCGTAATAGGGTACACCCGCAACAAGATGCGACTGCCCACGCTGAAATTGACGCTATCCGTAATGCTGGCAAATCAATATTTAAAGCGAAAGTCAACCGTGAGAAGTTTACAATATACACTTCATTGGAACCTTGTCCAATGTGCACGGGCGGGATACTGTTTGCCAATATTAAAAAAGTAGTTTGGTTACTAAACGATGATTTAGGTTTTGGCGGTTATAAAAAAATCAACGATACGAAAATATTTGAAAAGAAATTTCATGAAATTGAAGCTATTGAAGAACCTTACGGCGACTTGAAACAGAAACAAATGGAACTAATGAGTAAATGGATAACAAATCCTAATAATGTTACTAACTTACGAAAAGCTATTATTCCAGAATAG
- a CDS encoding NUDIX domain-containing protein: MFVVNVEGAIHRDGKWLLILRSEKEEHAGGCLSLVGGKCEIEGVSSDILERTLQREIFEEVGSDVAGIEYVNSSSFVTDSGINVIDIVFLCHHKLGEPFAKSTEEVDDVFWMTTSEILAHPELPDYLKKNIKLAEEKI; the protein is encoded by the coding sequence ATGTTTGTTGTGAATGTAGAAGGTGCTATTCATCGCGATGGTAAGTGGCTTCTAATCCTGAGAAGCGAGAAAGAGGAACATGCAGGAGGCTGTCTTTCACTCGTCGGCGGCAAGTGTGAAATTGAAGGAGTTTCATCCGATATATTAGAAAGGACGTTACAAAGAGAAATATTTGAAGAGGTGGGAAGCGATGTCGCAGGTATTGAATATGTAAACAGCTCTTCCTTTGTTACTGATTCGGGCATCAATGTAATTGATATCGTTTTTCTGTGTCATCATAAATTGGGTGAACCTTTCGCAAAAAGCACTGAAGAAGTTGATGATGTATTTTGGATGACTACTTCAGAGATTCTTGCCCATCCGGAACTACCTGATTATTTAAAGAAAAACATAAAATTGGCAGAGGAAAAGATATAA
- a CDS encoding histidine phosphatase family protein, which translates to MSTFVYMVRHGESPKEGNERTRGFTPKGHLDAKRVTDILKDEKIDAVVSSPYIRSILTVEKLAEQIGQEVIVFEDLKERIFSSDDNRVSDKELVPLLEKSFKESKFALEGGESNSDCQKRAINIFKELLETYRDKHIVIGSHGGVMTLMMGYFDSKYDLNFLHSTSKPDIYRLEFKDKELVDVRRLWGGIEPK; encoded by the coding sequence ATGAGCACGTTTGTCTATATGGTGAGACACGGTGAGTCACCAAAAGAAGGAAATGAAAGAACAAGAGGGTTTACTCCAAAAGGTCATTTGGATGCTAAGCGGGTAACTGACATATTGAAAGATGAGAAGATTGACGCAGTTGTTTCAAGCCCCTATATACGTTCAATCTTAACTGTCGAAAAGTTAGCTGAACAAATAGGGCAAGAAGTTATAGTATTTGAAGATTTAAAAGAGAGGATCTTTTCTTCTGATGATAATCGAGTTTCTGATAAGGAATTGGTTCCACTGTTGGAGAAGTCGTTCAAGGAATCAAAGTTCGCTCTAGAGGGAGGAGAATCAAATTCTGATTGCCAAAAAAGGGCAATTAACATTTTTAAAGAACTATTAGAAACATATAGAGATAAACATATCGTAATAGGATCACACGGGGGTGTAATGACCTTGATGATGGGATATTTCGATAGTAAGTATGACTTGAATTTTTTACATAGCACATCGAAACCTGATATTTATAGGTTGGAATTTAAAGATAAGGAATTGGTGGATGTTCGAAGGTTGTGGGGGGGAATTGAACCGAAATAA
- a CDS encoding HAD-IIB family hydrolase: MIFVFDLDGTICFKGKPLSQEICDALNVCKQQGHEIVFASARPIRDLLPVLPEEFRQYRMVGGNGAFTYADQEIKTRTFTIEAVNHIKQIIETNQLTYLIDSDWDYSYTGDRHHPIFRNLDPEKRAVNQPLAQLSKITKIVLFTRDQAVKQQLEKLSVQVYEHGNEELMDISPSGIHKVEGLRQLGILPGEFIAFGNDQNDLELFQNAKYSVCVGEHPIKEFASTFIGIEDVPFKIKEISELYHQRGLLLEADIYSARASYHGLIQTRMGFFF, encoded by the coding sequence ATGATTTTTGTATTCGATTTAGATGGGACGATTTGTTTTAAAGGAAAACCCTTAAGCCAAGAGATTTGTGATGCTTTAAACGTTTGTAAGCAACAGGGGCACGAAATTGTATTTGCTTCAGCAAGGCCGATTCGTGATTTATTACCTGTTCTGCCTGAAGAATTCCGGCAATATCGGATGGTTGGTGGGAATGGTGCCTTTACGTATGCAGATCAGGAGATTAAGACCCGTACTTTCACAATAGAAGCAGTAAATCATATAAAACAGATCATAGAAACCAACCAGCTGACTTATTTGATAGACAGTGATTGGGATTACAGCTACACAGGAGATCGTCATCATCCTATATTCCGTAATCTTGATCCTGAAAAGCGTGCTGTAAATCAGCCATTGGCTCAATTATCAAAGATCACGAAAATCGTATTGTTTACAAGAGATCAAGCCGTAAAACAACAACTGGAGAAGCTATCTGTACAAGTATACGAACACGGGAATGAAGAGTTAATGGATATAAGCCCGTCAGGAATACATAAGGTGGAGGGCCTGAGACAATTAGGCATACTTCCAGGTGAGTTTATTGCATTCGGAAATGACCAAAATGACTTAGAACTCTTTCAAAACGCAAAGTACAGTGTTTGTGTGGGAGAGCATCCAATAAAAGAATTTGCGTCGACTTTCATAGGGATTGAGGATGTTCCATTCAAAATAAAAGAAATCAGTGAATTATATCATCAAAGAGGACTACTGCTGGAAGCTGATATATATTCTGCTAGAGCATCGTACCATGGGCTTATCCAAACAAGGATGGGCTTCTTTTTTTGA
- a CDS encoding YciI family protein, with protein MLFMMIVKASKNSEAGNLPSPELMEAMTKYNEQLVKAGVRVMAKGLHPSSNGIRLSYPEVEGKPVVTEGPFTDSNDLVAGFFLINVKSREEAIEWAMRMPDPQGQGEGQIELRQVFEA; from the coding sequence ATGCTGTTTATGATGATTGTCAAAGCCTCGAAGAATTCGGAAGCTGGAAATCTACCGAGCCCTGAGCTCATGGAAGCCATGACAAAGTACAATGAGCAATTAGTGAAGGCAGGCGTGCGGGTTATGGCTAAAGGACTTCATCCAAGTTCAAATGGGATTCGCCTTTCGTATCCGGAAGTTGAGGGAAAGCCGGTTGTTACGGAAGGACCATTTACGGATTCGAACGATTTAGTTGCCGGGTTCTTTCTGATTAATGTGAAGTCGAGGGAAGAAGCCATCGAGTGGGCCATGCGGATGCCGGACCCACAAGGACAAGGCGAAGGTCAGATTGAATTGCGTCAAGTATTTGAGGCGTAG
- a CDS encoding VOC family protein has translation MSQKLLRVGTTYIPVTNVDLSSEWYIHKLDAELSYKDEDKAILNLANQSIFLVKSKENQSANFIDIYGEERFSLTFEVNGLEALETLHKDFIDNGIRVGTIENRGHSGRNFVFYDLDGNKFDVWSELSPIFREKYFISQ, from the coding sequence ATGAGCCAAAAATTATTAAGGGTTGGCACAACCTATATTCCAGTAACGAATGTGGATCTTTCATCTGAATGGTACATACATAAATTAGATGCAGAATTAAGCTATAAAGATGAAGATAAAGCCATCTTGAATCTTGCAAACCAAAGTATTTTTCTTGTTAAATCAAAAGAAAATCAAAGTGCTAATTTCATAGATATTTATGGTGAAGAACGATTTTCATTAACTTTTGAAGTGAATGGTTTAGAAGCGTTGGAAACACTGCATAAGGATTTTATAGACAATGGGATTCGGGTTGGCACTATTGAAAACAGAGGACACTCTGGAAGGAATTTTGTTTTTTATGATTTAGATGGAAATAAGTTTGATGTGTGGAGTGAGCTTAGTCCGATTTTCCGGGAGAAATATTTCATTTCACAGTGA
- a CDS encoding VOC family protein: MSKSFIEQVHYIRIPVKDLDLSAQWYRDVLGLQLLNITEELAIIKVNEGPFLLILVPTEDETFAHFTIDNEPEFSIGFTSPELSKFHQHLMDNQVKVEDIKEDNGHAFFHFYDPNGNKLQVHW, translated from the coding sequence ATGAGTAAATCATTTATTGAACAAGTACATTATATTAGAATTCCAGTAAAAGATTTAGATCTGTCTGCCCAATGGTATAGAGATGTATTAGGGCTCCAGTTATTAAATATTACTGAGGAACTTGCGATTATAAAAGTAAATGAAGGACCTTTCTTACTTATCTTAGTTCCTACTGAAGATGAAACATTTGCACATTTTACAATTGATAATGAACCAGAATTTAGCATTGGCTTTACAAGTCCGGAATTATCTAAATTTCATCAACACTTAATGGATAATCAGGTTAAGGTCGAGGATATAAAAGAAGATAATGGTCATGCCTTTTTCCACTTTTATGACCCAAATGGTAATAAACTTCAAGTACACTGGTGA
- a CDS encoding HAD family hydrolase produces MLFDLDDTLLNRDQAVEQMFSVILEECYEDIPHPAKDEMLHRFKEYDKGSYGDNNKINVLESLFDEFPPQNRLPRHDIQDFWNHHFPRCFSINQHTLTIVNTIKQHVKVGIITNGSTQRQKAKIMNSGLTNYFDTIIISEEVGMTKPDKRIFELALHKLNVQPEDVLFVGDDLEKDISGCQHAHIKGIWFNPQRIKNDTDIKPYAEIDSFDRLISYII; encoded by the coding sequence ATCCTATTCGATCTGGATGATACCTTACTTAACAGGGATCAGGCAGTAGAACAAATGTTTTCGGTTATTTTAGAAGAGTGTTATGAGGATATTCCACATCCAGCAAAAGACGAAATGTTGCATAGGTTCAAAGAATACGATAAAGGGAGCTATGGAGATAATAATAAGATAAACGTTTTGGAATCATTATTTGATGAGTTCCCACCGCAAAATAGATTACCGCGCCACGACATTCAAGATTTTTGGAATCATCATTTCCCACGATGTTTTTCTATCAATCAGCATACTCTTACTATCGTAAATACCATAAAGCAGCACGTTAAAGTTGGAATCATTACAAACGGTTCCACTCAGAGACAAAAAGCTAAAATAATGAACTCCGGGTTAACTAATTATTTCGATACAATCATTATTTCTGAAGAAGTGGGAATGACTAAACCCGACAAACGCATATTTGAATTAGCACTGCATAAGCTGAATGTGCAGCCGGAAGATGTCTTATTTGTAGGAGATGACTTAGAAAAGGATATTAGCGGCTGTCAACATGCACATATTAAGGGCATATGGTTCAATCCTCAAAGGATCAAGAATGATACCGATATCAAACCATATGCCGAAATCGATTCTTTTGATAGATTAATAAGCTATATTATTTAA
- a CDS encoding DinB family protein, whose protein sequence is MSDIKLLITFKGDLYNYSIEQLRYISEEGVWSIGQMYDHLIVVAHEYLDSMEECAALNEEQPFGKTQFGEQLFENGGFPPIKIRLPDELNSPPNNSDSKEELISRMEQLIQRLTHWETKVDYIHPTNKVEHGGFGWLNAKEWYDLVGMHFRHHLRQKDELERYLV, encoded by the coding sequence ATGAGTGACATTAAACTGCTTATTACTTTCAAAGGTGACCTTTACAATTATTCAATAGAACAGCTGAGGTATATTTCGGAAGAAGGGGTGTGGTCGATTGGACAGATGTATGACCATTTAATTGTTGTTGCCCATGAGTATCTTGATAGTATGGAAGAATGTGCTGCATTGAATGAGGAACAACCCTTTGGGAAAACCCAGTTTGGTGAGCAATTATTTGAGAACGGAGGGTTTCCACCTATTAAAATAAGGTTACCAGATGAACTAAATTCTCCACCAAATAATTCAGACAGCAAGGAAGAACTCATTAGCAGGATGGAACAATTAATCCAACGATTGACTCATTGGGAAACGAAAGTGGATTATATTCACCCGACCAATAAAGTTGAACATGGAGGATTCGGCTGGCTGAATGCAAAGGAATGGTATGATTTGGTCGGAATGCATTTTCGTCATCATTTACGTCAAAAAGATGAGTTGGAAAGGTACTTAGTATAG
- a CDS encoding NUDIX hydrolase: MSDKWLEWAKRIQALSQSGLSFSKDVYDIERYEELRTISAEIMQEYTDLDMRKVRDLFTNESGYQTPKVDVRGAVFEDNKILMVREKVDDKWSLPGGFCDVGLSPSENIVKEIREESGYDVTPVKLLALLDMNKHPHPSQPYHYYKIFIQCELTGGEARSGIETKGINFFGEENLPELSIGRNTETQINLLFEFLRDPSKETVYD, encoded by the coding sequence ATGAGTGATAAATGGTTAGAATGGGCAAAAAGGATCCAGGCATTATCTCAATCAGGGCTGTCCTTTTCAAAGGATGTTTACGATATTGAGAGATATGAAGAATTACGAACGATCAGTGCGGAGATCATGCAGGAATATACGGACTTAGACATGAGAAAAGTAAGGGACCTATTTACGAATGAATCAGGTTATCAGACACCGAAAGTAGATGTGCGCGGTGCCGTATTTGAGGATAACAAAATTTTAATGGTAAGAGAGAAAGTTGATGATAAATGGTCTCTCCCAGGTGGGTTTTGTGATGTGGGTCTGTCTCCAAGTGAAAACATCGTCAAAGAAATAAGAGAAGAATCTGGATATGATGTAACCCCTGTAAAATTACTCGCACTGCTCGATATGAACAAACATCCCCATCCCTCGCAACCGTACCATTACTATAAAATTTTCATTCAATGTGAGTTGACGGGTGGAGAGGCAAGAAGCGGAATCGAAACAAAAGGAATCAATTTTTTTGGTGAAGAGAATTTGCCGGAGCTATCAATCGGGAGAAATACAGAAACTCAGATCAACCTGCTGTTTGAATTCTTGAGAGATCCTAGTAAAGAAACAGTATATGATTAA
- a CDS encoding aminoglycoside phosphotransferase family protein yields the protein MNLGTPIAIGNTAKVYLYQNKIFKVFNDSLPDKESTNEAHKQKYAYSCGLSVPKIIDVTKIDGKQVIIMEHIKGRTIGDFLTDNMEEAEYYMNISVDIQMKIHKIKADSIEPMSEKLSRQIEYAPGLDIKLKSTLIKKLDSMTFDEKLCHGDFHLFNLIMSDHNVTIIDWVDSSAGDIRADVYRTYLLYSQFSEGLAEMYMRLYCEKSGLSKDEIFQWAPIIAAARLSECVSSEKPERLLEIVHQYCSI from the coding sequence ATGAATTTAGGAACTCCTATTGCCATTGGAAATACAGCAAAAGTATATCTTTATCAAAACAAGATTTTCAAAGTTTTTAATGATTCATTACCTGATAAAGAATCCACTAATGAAGCTCATAAGCAAAAGTATGCTTATTCGTGTGGACTCTCTGTGCCGAAAATAATTGATGTAACCAAAATAGATGGTAAACAGGTAATCATAATGGAGCACATAAAAGGGAGAACTATAGGGGATTTTCTAACAGATAACATGGAAGAAGCGGAATATTATATGAACATTTCTGTTGATATACAAATGAAAATACATAAAATCAAAGCAGATTCTATTGAACCGATGTCTGAAAAATTAAGTAGACAAATAGAATATGCACCAGGGTTGGATATTAAACTTAAATCTACCTTAATTAAAAAACTAGATTCAATGACCTTCGACGAAAAACTCTGTCATGGGGATTTTCATTTATTCAACTTAATTATGTCAGATCATAACGTCACCATTATCGACTGGGTTGATTCCAGTGCAGGGGATATACGTGCTGACGTATATCGAACGTATCTTTTGTATTCCCAGTTTTCGGAGGGATTGGCTGAAATGTATATGCGTCTTTATTGTGAGAAAAGCGGTCTGTCTAAAGATGAAATTTTTCAATGGGCGCCCATTATCGCTGCGGCAAGGTTGTCAGAGTGTGTTTCATCAGAAAAGCCAGAGCGTCTTTTGGAGATTGTTCATCAGTATTGTTCTATTTGA
- a CDS encoding GNAT family N-acetyltransferase produces the protein MKHKPLNGLFRIDCSDIYLQEFSIENAEDIYRISNQPEIAQYLPDWKSTKQQRMDWDTHHEIPANKAFLEAAAKTTNIEGHTLKLGVFSKEMDEFIGWCCTGIKNELPAPNREIMYAISSEYQGKGYATLASIGLINYLFTNTNVEILNAVALIDNVPSNKVIEKCGLTYQGQQRIGNELYHHYRLSKSEWKRNMK, from the coding sequence ATGAAACATAAACCATTAAATGGATTATTCAGAATCGATTGCTCAGATATCTATCTACAAGAGTTCTCCATAGAAAATGCAGAAGATATATACAGAATATCAAATCAGCCAGAAATAGCTCAATATCTGCCAGACTGGAAATCTACAAAACAACAAAGGATGGACTGGGATACCCATCATGAAATACCAGCAAATAAAGCATTCCTAGAGGCCGCTGCCAAAACAACCAACATTGAAGGTCATACGTTAAAACTAGGGGTATTTAGTAAAGAGATGGATGAATTTATTGGTTGGTGCTGTACGGGTATTAAGAATGAGCTTCCTGCACCGAATAGAGAGATTATGTATGCCATTTCAAGTGAATATCAAGGGAAGGGTTACGCGACTTTAGCATCTATAGGGTTGATTAACTACTTATTTACGAATACCAATGTAGAAATCTTGAACGCAGTCGCTTTGATTGACAACGTTCCATCCAATAAAGTGATTGAGAAGTGTGGTTTAACCTACCAGGGACAACAGAGAATTGGAAATGAACTTTATCATCATTATAGATTGAGTAAGTCAGAGTGGAAGAGAAACATGAAGTAA
- a CDS encoding methyltransferase domain-containing protein produces the protein MNKYGQDLFKGTAGYYSKYRPMYPSSLIRFLVETFSLNGEQNLLDLGCGTGQLTIRFSDWCHKIVGIDVEPEMIEEATRIDQEVRMGQIQWFNGTLEQYTLENHEHFSLVTIAKAFHWMDRPKVLEELFDMISPGGGVAIIDNYDPDQTLKPWQVRFNEVIEEWYGKDRKAGNSTYTHPVTSHEEVISHSQFDLEVHTLPTYEITWTIESILGNLYSTSYGSKRFLGSDISLFERDVREAMLDICESGEYKEESTLSVKIGRKRL, from the coding sequence TTGAACAAGTACGGGCAAGACCTATTTAAAGGCACTGCAGGTTATTACTCGAAATACAGACCGATGTATCCTTCTTCTTTGATACGATTCCTGGTTGAAACGTTCTCTTTAAATGGGGAGCAGAACCTCCTTGATTTAGGCTGCGGCACAGGACAGCTTACCATAAGGTTTTCTGATTGGTGTCATAAAATAGTAGGTATAGATGTTGAACCGGAAATGATTGAAGAAGCTACGCGTATCGATCAGGAAGTAAGGATGGGGCAGATTCAGTGGTTCAATGGAACCTTGGAACAGTACACCCTTGAGAATCATGAGCATTTTTCTCTCGTGACGATAGCCAAGGCTTTTCATTGGATGGACAGACCCAAGGTACTAGAGGAATTATTTGATATGATTTCTCCTGGTGGCGGGGTAGCGATCATTGATAATTATGATCCCGATCAAACGTTGAAACCTTGGCAAGTAAGGTTTAATGAAGTGATTGAAGAATGGTATGGAAAAGATCGAAAGGCTGGAAATTCAACCTATACTCATCCCGTTACCAGTCATGAAGAAGTCATATCCCATTCTCAATTTGACCTTGAAGTTCATACCTTACCAACATACGAAATCACTTGGACCATTGAGTCGATACTTGGGAATCTGTATTCTACATCCTATGGATCCAAGCGTTTTCTTGGAAGTGACATCTCGCTATTTGAACGTGATGTGAGGGAGGCCATGCTCGATATTTGTGAATCTGGAGAATATAAAGAAGAATCAACGCTATCAGTGAAGATTGGGAGAAAACGGTTATGA